The following proteins are encoded in a genomic region of Capra hircus breed San Clemente chromosome 16, ASM170441v1, whole genome shotgun sequence:
- the LOC102179585 gene encoding PRAME family member 8-like, whose amino-acid sequence MSARNPPRLVNLAAMSLLRDEALAICSLEYLPMELYPPLFMAAFSLRRSETLMAMVQAWPFARLPLGGLMKKLHQETLEAVLDGLDVLLAQEVHPRKCKLRVLDLRNTGQDFWNMWSGDKSHVSSSSLMASVAKNMSRTKHSLAPLEMYVDLCLKEKAWSKCITYLFSWVEQRKGSIHLCCKKMKIVSRSKETIKKVFRIVKLDYIQEVELNFTQKLSTLAKFAPLLGKMSNVQRLLSPIHRSAVEEQDHQALLQFTFQTLRLQYLWDICMKAPSFLEGRLNRILRCLKTLLDNISMTS is encoded by the exons ATGAGTGCTCGCAACCCACCCAGACTTGTGAACTTGGCAGCAATGAGCCTGTTGAGAGATGAGGCCTTGGCCATCTGCTCTTTGGAGTATCTGCCCATGGAGCTCTACCCACCGCTATTCATGGCCGCCTTCTCTCTCAGACGCAGTGAGACTCTGATGGCCATGGTGCAAGCCTGGCCCTTTGCCCGCCTGCCTCTAGGGGGGCTGATGAAGAAGCTGCACCAAGAAACCTTAGAAGCAGTGCTGGATGGACTTGATGTCCTGCTGGCCCAGGAGGTTCACCCCAG GAAGTGCAAACTGCGGGTGCTGGACTTGAGAAATACTGGCCAGGACTTCTGGAACATGTGGTCTGGAGACAAGTCCCATGTGTCCTCAAGTTCACTGATGGCATCAGTGGCTAAGAACATGTCAAGGACAAAGCACTCCTTGGCTCCCTTGGAGATGTACGTAGATCTTTGTCTCAAGGAAAAGGCCTGGAGCAAATGTATCACCTACCTCTTCTCATGGGTGGAGCAGCGGAAAGGCTCCATACACTTATGCTGTAAGAAGATGAAAATTGTTTCAAGATCCAAAGAAACTATTAAGAAAGTTTTCCGAATAGTGAAGCTGGACTATATCCAGGAGGTGGAACTGAATTTCACCCAGAAGCTGTCCACCCTGGCCAAGTTTGCTCCTCTCCTGGGCAAGATGAGCAATGTTCAGAGACTCCTCTCCCCCATTCATAGGTCTGCTGTTGAGGAACAGGaccatcaggctcttctgcaATTTACCTTTCAGACCCTCAGGCTGCAATACCTCTGGGATATCTGTATGAAAGCTCCATCTTTCCTCGAAGGCCGCCTGAACCGGATTCTCAG atgcCTGAAGACCCTCTTGGACAACATCTCTATGACCAGCTGA